One window from the genome of Eublepharis macularius isolate TG4126 chromosome 15, MPM_Emac_v1.0, whole genome shotgun sequence encodes:
- the SRRM1 gene encoding serine/arginine repetitive matrix protein 1 isoform X3 produces the protein MDAGFFRGTSAEQDNRFSNKQKKLLKQLKFAECLEKKVDMSKVNLEVIKPWITKRVTEILGFEDDVVIEFIFNQLEVKNPDSKMMQINLTGFLNGKNAREFMGELWPLLLSAQENIAGIPSAFLELKKEEIKQRQIEQEKLASMKKQDEDKDKRDKEDKENREKRDRSRSPRRRKSRSPSPRRRSSPVRKERKRSHSRSPHHKTKSRSVTPAPEKKEETPEPEPSIKVKETLIQEATSTSDILKVPKIEPVPDTKETSPERVSKKEKEKEKEKNRQRSPSRSKSRSKSRSRSQSHSRPRRRHRSRSRSYSPRRRPSPRRRPSPRRRSPPRRIPPPPRHRRSRSPVRRRRRSSASLSGSSSSSSSSRSRSPPKKPPKRVVSSPPRKTRRLSPSASPPRRRHRPSPPPSPPPKPRRSPTPQPPIRIRKTRGSVSPSRTSAPKRKSIEKRESPSPAPKPRKVELSESEDDKGGKMAAADSVQQRRQYRRQNQQSSSDSGSSSSSEEERPKKSNVKNGEVGRRRRHSHSRSPSPSPRKWQKDSSPRMQMGKRWQSPIVKSRRRRSPSPPPARRRRSPSPAPPPRRRRSPSLPRRRSPSPPPRRHSPTPRRYSPPIQRRYSPSPPPKRRTASPPPKRRASPSPQPKLRVSRSPPPKQRSSPPPKRRSPSISSKHRKGSPPSRSNREARSPLQNKRHSPSPRPRPSRPSASPPPLRRGPSPSPPRRLSPSPSTRPIRRVSRTPEPKKSKKASTPSPHSARRGSSSRSVSGSPQPPPKKHQPPPSPARSQSPSAHWSPAPAKKAKSPTPSPSPVRNSDQEGSGKKKKKKKDKKHKKDKKHKKHKKHKKEKAAVAAAMSAFTAPAPENQEKNVDPKKQPCELGGAESV, from the exons GGAACAAGCGCCGAACAGGACAACCGCTTCAGCAACAAGCAGAAGAAACTTCTGAAGCAATTGAAATTTGCAGAATGCTTAGAAAAGAAA GTGGACATGAGCAAAGTAAACCTGGAAGTAATCAAGCCATGGATAACAAAAAGAGTAACAGAAATCCTTGGATTTGAAGATGATGTAGTAATTGAATTTATATTCAACCAGTTGGAAGTGAAG aatccagattccaaaatgatGCAAATCAACCTGACTGGATTCTTGAATGGGAAAAATGCTAGAGAGTTCATGGGAGAGCTGTGGCCATTACTGCTAAGTGCGCAAGAAAACATTGCGGGTATTCCATCTGCTTTCCTGGagctgaagaaagaagaaataaaacagaGACAG ATTGAACAGGAAAAATTGGCTTCCATGAAGAAACAAGATGAAGACAAAGATAAGAGAGACAAAGAAGATAAAGAAAACAGGGAAAAAAGGGACCGTTCCAGAAGCCCTAGAAG GCGCAAATCAAGATCTCCTTCCCCTCGAAGGCGCTCCTCCCCTGTGAGGAAAGAGAGGAAACGCAGCCATTCCCGCTCCCCCCACCATAAAACTAAGAGTCGTAGTGTTACTCCTGCAccagaaaagaaagaagagacaCCTGAGCCAGAGCCTTCAATCAAAGTAAAGGAAACATTGATCCAGGAGGCAACATCTACCAG TGATATCTTGAAAGTACCTAAAATTGAGCCTGTGCCAGATACTAAGGAAACATCTCCAGAAAGAGTTtcaaagaaggagaaagagaaagaaaaagaaaagaatcgTCAGAGGTCTCCATCCCGATCCAAGTCAAGGTCAAAATCTCGTTCACGTTCTCAGTCTCATTCAAGACCAAGAAGGCGTCATAGATCACGATCCAG GTCTTACTCACCAAGGAGACGGCCCAGTCCAAGACGACGCCCTTCTCCTCGAAGAAGATCTCCTCCAAGACGTATTCCACCTCCACCCAGGCACAGAAGAAGTAGATCTCCTGTGAGGCG GAGGAGGAGGTCATCAGCATCTTTGTCAGGAAGcagttcctcttcttcctcttcacgTTCACGATCTCCACCAAAAAAGCCACCCAAGAGAGTTGTATCCAGCCCTCCTCGCAAAACACGTAGACTGTCTCCTTCTGCAAGTCCTCCTAGGCGCAGACACCGGCCATCCCCGCCACCGAGTCCACCTCCAAAGCCACGCAGATCTCCAACCCCTCAACCGCCGATTCGCATCAGAAAGACCCGAGGCTCCGTTTCTCCAAGCAGAACCTCAG CACCCAAACGTAAAAGTATTGAAAAAAGGGAATCTCCCTCACCAGCACCAAAGCCTAGAAAAGTGGAACTCTCAGAGTCAG AAGATGACAAGGGTggcaaaatggcagctgcagattCTGTGCAACAAAGACGACAGTACAGAAGGCAGAATCAGCAGTCATCATCAG attCTGGTTCatcctcttcctctgaagaggaACGGCCGAAAAAGTCAAACGTAAagaatggtgaagtgggcaggcGCAGGCGACACTCTCATTCCCGCAGCCCATCTCCCTCTCCACGAAAATGGCAGAAAGATTCTTCCCCTCG GATGCAGATGGGAAAGAGGTGGCAGTCGCCAATTGTTAAAAG TAGGAGGAGGCGAAGTCCCTCACCACCACCAGCCAGAAGACGGCGTTCTCCTTCTCCTGCCCCACCTCCAAGGCGGCGCCGGTCACCTTCATTACCACGTCGAAG gtctccatcaccaccacctcgCCGTCACTCTCCCACACCCAGGAGATACTCTCCTCCAATACAAAGGAGATACTCCCCTTCACCACCACCAAAGCGAAGAACAGCGTCTCCCCCGCCCAAACGAAGGGCATCTCCTTCTCCACAGCCGAAGCTCAGAGTCTCCCGCTCTCCACCCCCCAAACAAAGAAGCTCTCCACCTCCCAAGAGACGGTCTCCATCCATATCTTCCAAGCATAGGAAAGGATCCCCTCCCAGCAGGTCTAACCGGGAAGCCCGCTCTCCACTGCAGAACAAACGACATTCACCGTCCCCACGGCCCAGGCCTTCCCGTCCCTCTGCAAGTCCCCCACCACTACGCAGGGGGCCTTCACCTTCACCTCCACGGCGGCTGTCTCCATCTCCAAGTACCAGGCCCATTAGGAGAGTGTCAAGGACCCCAGAGCCCAAGAAGTCGAAAAA GGCTTCCACACCAAGTCCACATTCTGCAAGAAGGGGATCTTCATCCAGGTCTGTGTCAGGATCACCGCAGCCACCCCCCAAGAAACATCAGCCCCCTCCGTCTCCTGCTCGATCTCAGTCACCCTCTGCTCACTGGTCTCCAGCACCTGCAAAGAAGGCGAAGAGTCCTACACCAAGTCCATCACCTGTCAGG AACTCTGatcaggaaggcagtggcaagaagaagaagaagaagaaggataaGAAGCATAAAAAGGATAAAAAGCACAAGAAACACAAAAAGCATAAGAAGGAGAAAGCTGCAGTAGCAGCTGCAATGTCTGCATTTACCGCGCCAGCACCAGAAAACCAAGAGAAAAATGTAGATCCCAAAAAG